The Vibrio tubiashii ATCC 19109 genome has a segment encoding these proteins:
- the fabD gene encoding ACP S-malonyltransferase, producing MSKFAIVFPGQGSQAVGMLAELGEQFEVVNQTFAEASEALGYDLWALVQNGPAEDLNQTHRTQPALLASSVAIWRVWQEQGLEQPANLAGHSLGEYSALVCAGVIDFKQAIKLVELRGQLMQEAVPAGTGAMYAIIGLDDDAIAKACEEAAQGEVVSPVNFNSPGQVVIAGSKDAVERAGALCKEAGAKRALPLPVSVPSHCALMKPAADKLAVALEEIEFNAPQFPVINNVDVAAETDPAKIKDALVRQLYSPVRWTESVQLMSEQGVEKLLELGPGKVLSGLTKRIVKTLSGAAVNDTASLEAAK from the coding sequence ATGAGCAAGTTTGCTATCGTATTTCCAGGTCAGGGCTCACAAGCTGTGGGTATGCTTGCTGAACTTGGCGAACAATTTGAAGTCGTTAATCAAACATTTGCAGAAGCATCGGAAGCACTAGGCTACGACCTATGGGCTCTAGTTCAGAATGGTCCTGCAGAAGATCTAAACCAAACACACCGTACTCAACCTGCATTGCTAGCATCTTCTGTAGCGATCTGGCGCGTATGGCAAGAGCAAGGCCTAGAGCAACCAGCTAATTTAGCGGGTCACAGTCTAGGTGAATACTCTGCATTAGTATGTGCTGGCGTGATTGACTTTAAGCAAGCGATCAAACTGGTTGAACTACGTGGTCAACTAATGCAAGAAGCGGTTCCGGCTGGAACAGGCGCAATGTATGCGATCATCGGTCTTGATGATGATGCTATCGCAAAAGCTTGTGAAGAAGCAGCGCAAGGCGAAGTGGTTTCACCAGTAAACTTCAACTCGCCTGGCCAAGTTGTGATTGCCGGTAGTAAAGATGCAGTAGAACGTGCGGGCGCACTATGTAAAGAAGCCGGTGCTAAGCGCGCGCTTCCACTTCCTGTTTCTGTACCTTCTCACTGTGCACTGATGAAACCTGCAGCAGACAAGCTAGCAGTGGCACTAGAAGAAATCGAATTCAACGCACCTCAGTTCCCTGTTATCAATAACGTTGACGTAGCTGCGGAAACCGATCCTGCGAAAATCAAAGATGCGCTTGTTCGTCAGCTTTACAGCCCAGTTCGTTGGACTGAGAGCGTGCAACTGATGAGCGAGCAAGGCGTAGAGAAGTTACTAGAGCTTGGCCCTGGTAAGGTTCTATCTGGCCTAACAAAACGAATTGTTAAGACACTAAGTGGCGCTGCAGTGAATGATACTGCATCTCTAGAAGCTGCTAAGTAA
- a CDS encoding beta-ketoacyl-ACP synthase III, with translation MYSKILGTGSYLPSQVRSNADLEKMVDTSDEWIVTRTGIKERRIAAENETVADMGYQAAKNAIEMAGIDKDDIDMILVATTSGSHAFPSAACQVQALLGIKHCPAFDMAAACSGFVYALSVADQYIKTGHCKNILVIGADALSKTCDPNDRSTIILFGDAAGAVVVGASEEPGILSTTINSDGRFGELLSLKFPDRHEKVQSESEHSEDINSWLHMAGNEVFKVAVTQLSRLVKETLKENDMDKSELDWLVPHQANLRIISATAKKLSMPMEQVVVTLDRHGNTSAATVPTALDEAVRDGRIKRGQTLLLEAFGGGFTWGSALVKF, from the coding sequence ATGTATAGCAAAATTTTAGGTACTGGCAGCTACCTGCCATCTCAGGTGCGTTCAAACGCAGACTTAGAGAAAATGGTAGATACAAGTGATGAGTGGATTGTAACTCGTACTGGTATTAAAGAGCGTCGCATTGCAGCTGAAAACGAAACAGTTGCAGACATGGGCTACCAAGCGGCGAAGAATGCTATCGAGATGGCAGGTATCGATAAAGACGATATCGACATGATTCTTGTAGCGACGACTAGTGGTTCTCACGCATTCCCATCAGCGGCATGTCAGGTTCAAGCGCTTCTGGGCATTAAGCATTGTCCTGCGTTTGATATGGCGGCGGCATGTTCAGGGTTTGTATATGCCTTGTCGGTTGCCGATCAGTACATCAAAACAGGTCACTGTAAGAACATCCTAGTGATCGGTGCTGACGCTTTGTCTAAAACCTGTGACCCTAACGATCGTTCAACGATTATTCTCTTCGGGGATGCTGCGGGTGCCGTTGTCGTTGGTGCGAGTGAAGAGCCTGGTATCTTATCAACCACGATTAACTCTGATGGCCGCTTTGGTGAGCTATTAAGCCTCAAATTCCCAGATCGCCATGAGAAAGTACAAAGCGAATCTGAGCATAGCGAAGATATCAATAGCTGGCTGCATATGGCCGGTAACGAAGTATTTAAAGTTGCCGTTACTCAGCTTTCTCGCCTAGTTAAAGAGACACTTAAAGAGAATGATATGGACAAGTCAGAGTTAGACTGGCTAGTTCCTCATCAAGCAAACCTACGTATTATTTCCGCAACTGCTAAGAAGCTTTCAATGCCGATGGAACAAGTGGTCGTTACATTGGACCGTCATGGCAATACTTCTGCGGCAACCGTACCAACAGCACTGGATGAAGCGGTGCGTGATGGGCGAATTAAGCGTGGTCAAACACTGCTGCTTGAGGCATTTGGTGGTGGCTTTACTTGGGGCTCAGCTCTCGTTAAGTTCTAA